In Pieris rapae chromosome 6, ilPieRapa1.1, whole genome shotgun sequence, the sequence AACGAGAGAGGTCAACAAAGCCATTTCATCGCCTTATGTGCCTAACCTATGCGACGAACCCAAAACTTAGATTCGTCGCGGTACTTGAAGATCATCTTTCCGAGTGAGCTCGACTCGAAACTTGGCGAAAtcgtcatataaataataaccgAGGCAGAACTTGATAtgttatgataattaatagttataataatttactcacaatggtaaataaaattaataaattggtgCGTGAAGTTTCTTACTGTGTCAGGTGACGTCACTAAACGTGCCGAACCTGTAAGcgaatgatattatttaaaagaaaaaaaaacaatgtttcgTTTAGTCCCTAAACATTTGTATCTCCGTATTTATCGACAAAAACGCTATCACATAATAATGTCGATGGTCGAACTGATCACACCGAATAAAGTAAAAGCAGTGTAAAGCTTAATTCGacgaaaataatacaattgaaaatataatacgttTTACTTTTGACtagcaaataaaatactctATACATAAGTTTCAATTAATACGAAAGCGTAGGTACCCATCCTTCTCTCGCGCACTCTGACGCTCCGCTGCGGCGCGGGTGCGAGAGAGAGAAAGCTGTTTTAGTCATTATTACGAATCGAGCGCGGTTCCGTCTCGGTCTCGTCGGAGCTAGTCTGACTCGTGTCGCAGGCGGAGGCCCGTTCGGGTACAGCTCTCGAAACCGAGATACGAGCCgacgtaaatttttttttttgcagaaaattcattatattagaattcattgaataaaaaattaataataactataaaaaaaattgcctcTAATAGAAATTTTTCAAGAAAATTCTTTGGCATTTTGAGCAAAACGTGACGAGTAACTATGTCATAATGTTCGTAAAATATCGATATATATCGAGTATAAAGATGTCGTCGACATCTCAGAAACGTACGGCGGCATCGACGCTTTCGCTTCGACGTGTacttaaaatctataaaatattgaccGGTGACCGTCACGTAAATGTGACCCACTTTTAGGTAAATTCCCTAGAAACGAATGCTCTATATTTTCTTACCTACCTTTATATTTACGTAATTATTTGGATAGTTTAAAAAGTGCGTACTTGAATAAATGCATCTCGTATGGCAGACGTAGGAATGTAACGGAGATCGCGACGCTAAGAGGTGAGGCATCTTAAGGATAAAAACTACGATATTATACGATTCGTGTTTTATAGTGCACGATATGGAGACGATATGGAGACGCGCAGAGCTTCACTGCTCCCACTCCGAGTCGTCGACCCCCTCCAGGGCGTCCTGCTCCAGCTTCAGGTTGACGGTCACTCTCGCGCTCATCGATTTCATTATCTGAAAGCACGAGCGAGCCGTGAGCGCGGCGAGGGCCGACGGGAGGCCGGGGGCGCGCCGCCCGATACTCACGCTGGCCTGCTTGTCCTTGGCGTCCGGGGGGACGTGCGCCTCGACGAGGTCCGGCTTCGGCCTCCCCTTGGGCGCGGCCGCGGGAACCGCGCGGGCCGACAGCGGCTCCATGCCCGGCGGCTGCAGGCTCGCGACCTCGGGGCTCGCGGGTCGCCTCTCGAGCCACCGGCGCCCCGTCTGCCAGCTCCGCCACGTCACGAGCGTCGGGGGAAACAGGTCGTCTTGGAACAGCTCGCTCTGAAATGGAGTCGGGCGTTCGATGGTCGGCCGAGAGGGAGGAGGGAACGTCGCGGAACTCGGAAGAATCGAATCGGGCTCACCTTGATCCTCGGCACCGTGAAGGACAACGGCTCGACGTTTCCGTTCGTCAGACGAAGCGCTCTCGCGAACTCCACCTGCGAGACCGATGGTTCTCAGTTTATTCATCGTAGAAGAGTCGGAGACTCGGCTCACCGAATTCGCGTCGTCGTACTCTCGAATCGCTCCGACTCTTCAATTCTCACCTTTTCGACGGCCAGCGCGTTCTTTTGCAAGAAACAGATTCCTTGGTGCAGCGACGCGGAGCGATGGTGCGACAGGGCGCACAGGAAGGGCGGCTCCGAAGTCACCTCGTAGCAGTAAATGGTCGAGTCGCCCTGCGAACGAGTCGGAAGATGAGCGGCACGTCGGAGGAGGGGGGGGAGTTGGACGGTCGCGAGCGGAAGCCTCACCCGGCCCGTCAGGAACAGAGTGCCGGAGTCGTGGTCGATGTGCGTCAGCAGAATCGCCGGCGAGACGTCCAGGCCGACCGTGCAGACGGGCGCCGACAGGTCGGCGGCCTTGTACAGCAGGATCTGGCGCTCCGACACCCTGAAACACGCCGACGGTCAGCGCTCGGAGGCGGCCGGCGAGCGAGGTTCGAGATCGGCGCTCCGCCCGACTCACTTGTCGAAGCCCGTGACCACGAGGTGCGTGTCCCGCAGCGCCCACACGAGCCGCGCCCCTCGGCCGCCCGCGGCGCTCCGGCCTCGGCGCAGCGGCTCGCTCGACGCCCGCGGCTCGTAAATCTGAAAGTTCGGCGACGCGTCAGCGCGGCCCGCTCCGTCTCCGGGGACCGCGCGCCGCGTCACTCACCCTGACGAAGCCGTCCCGGCAGACGGTCGCGAGGCACTCGCCGTAGAGCGACCAGGCGAGCGCGAAGATCTGGTCGGCGTGGCCGGCGAGCGTGATGGCCGCCGTCGGCGGGTCGGCGGCGAGGTCCCAGATCTTCACGGAGTGGTCGTGCGCGGCGGTGGCCAGCAGGTCCGAGGCGGTCGGGTGGAAGCGGATCGCGTAGATCTTGTCCGCGTGCGCGGCGAACGTCCGCTCGGGCTCGCTCGTCGAGGCGGTGAGGCCGCCGTCGGGCACGATCCACTCGCGGATCGCTCCGTCGTCGCAGGCGACCAGGAGGCGTTCCGGCCGGAAGGGGTCGAAGGCGAAGTCCTGCAGGGCCGCCGGGTGCAGCAGGGCGGGCGGGTGGAGGCCGGCGGGGTGCGAGGGCGGCGCCACGGCGAAAGGTGTGGCGCCCGTCGGCAACTCCACGACCGCCACCCGGCCGCCGCCGGCGCCGGCGCTCACGGGGACGGCGCAGCGGACGGCGTTCGCTGGAGGAGAGCTTCCGATTAGTCGGATTGATCTCCGACGCGGCGGGAGCCGAGCGGAGGGAACTCACCGCAGAAACCGTCGCACTCGCCGGAGATCTGTCGGCTGACGTTCTTGATGTTTTCGACGTGGGTCGACTTGTGCCCCGGCGTGCCCTTCAGGTGACGGAACTTGGACACTTTACCTGAAAAAGTACTCGCACTGTATTTAGCCCTTAACCTTCACGTGTTTTTTCACTTTGTGCTCTGTCTCTGTCTTCAGTCGGTTAAATCTAAAAtcgaataaatattagtttgagCTTTTACTGCCCCGAAGCCCAAAAGAATAACTCACCGAAAACTGTCGAAGTGCGTTTGGTGGCGACGTTCGGAACGGACGAACGTTTCTCCTCTCTTTCTGGACTCTTGCGAGACTTCAAGGAGTCCCTTCGCCTGCAAAACGGGATAGTTAAATAGGGCGAATAACGGAGTCCACGAGACGGGAAAGGCGAGAGGGTCGGACCTGAGCGGGGCGGGCGAGAGAGGCGCCTCCGCATCGGGCGCGGAGCTCAGGGAGCGCACTTCGTAGGCTCGCCGCCGATCCGCGATCGACTTCACTCCGCTGAAACGTCGCAAGCGGACGGAATTAGGTCAGCAGCGATATCGAAACGAGAGAATTTATTTTCGACAATATTTCTCACTCTGTGGTCTCGAAGAGGCGGCGTCGATCGGCGGTCGTCGGCGTCTTGGGTCCGGGTCCGGCGTCCGAGCCATTGACGTCTTCTTCGACGCTGGCGTCGTATTTTCCGTTCGTGTATTCCTCTGAAACAAAGCATCGGTCGTAGACTGTTCCGATCCGGACGGCTACGATGCTTCGGGCCGACGGGGCCTCCGACTGACCTTTGAGCGCGACTTCCGCGTCCCCGGCGGGACAGAGAGACTCCTCTCCGTCGCCCTCTCGGGAGACGGTAGTCGCCGTCGCCGGAGAGTTCGAAGTCGGCGCCGACGACGGCGAAGTGGCTGCGAATGAGATTTGATCAGTGAGAAGGGAGACGGTCCGcgagttagttagttagttaggtGACACACTACTTACAGGAATCGCTCTTATTGACGCCGGGAACGGCGGGCACGGAGAATACTCTGTCGAAAGAAAACTCTTCGATTCCCGTGGAGGCCGAAAAGGGTTTCGGACCGAGGCGGGGCTGCAATAttcaagtataaatataaacctttAATGGCTCAGCGAAGTAACGTCTACAtgcattttcattaattatcaGATTTATCAACACgaaaaactgaaatataatagaaaaagtaaataaatataaaatagtccACACAATAGTATTGGTAATGAAGACTGCGTAGTGTCGATAATGCTGGTAAAAAAAGCCGACGTTCAGtatgaaacatatatattgataCACATACGACAGCTCTACTCGCGCCAAGAGTACCTTATAGCCAGACACGGGCGCAGCCGTAGTCCTGGGTTTCGGTTTGGGCGCTTCAGCGTCGTCAGCGGCCGACCCGGCCTCCGATATGGAAGACCTCGGCAAAGGTTTCGGTGCTTGGATCCCATTCATCGAGCTCTCGCTACGTGAAAGAGTTTCGCTCGACTCCGAATCCGTCTTATCTAAGCTATCTCTTTTCAAATCTTCTTTTTCCTCGTGCCCGTTACCCATCTTCTTAAGGAATCCGTTTTCCTTGGAGTGTTCTTTCGGCTCGGTCTTCTGCTTCTCCATGCCTTTGATCATATCTTTGACGTTCACGAAATCTATCTTTTCGTCTTCTTTGTCGGGCGTCGCGATAGGTGGCTCGGCCGGTTTTGCGTCTGCGTGTGTTTGCgtcactatttttttatcacttttCTTTTGGATCGGCATCGCTAGTATTTTTCTCACTAACTCTTCCAAATCACCGCGGTGTACCTGTCGTGAATTGCATATTAAATAGCGGACactcattataataataatataaattgacaAACTAATTCAGCATTACTTACGCAACCAAAACACCAAATAAATTCACTAACTACGATACGAGACAGTCACAAAAACCACTAATACAACTACCGgcacacaaaaaataaaaacaaacaaaaaacacaaCACAAGTATAAGTAATAACTAGAAATAACACAGGAGTCGGAACGTAAACGAAAGATCTCAAGCGTGCAGAAACAATATTCGTCGGATCCAGAGGCAGTTGACGCTTGGGGATAATTCCAAGGGAATAGATCGGAGCCAAGCGACTTACACACCTGCGTACAGTTGTTGGCTTCCGGATGCAAGGATATGGTGGGCACGGGATAGTCCAGCCCGTCGAGCCACATGGGCGCGCTGAGGAAGGTGGCGGCGCCGCCGGTGTCAGGGTACAGGTCGGCGTGGTACTCCCGGTAGCTCTGGAATCGTTGAGCCGCGTGAGCGTTCGAATGTGAATGAGTGACTGACGAGCGACCTCAGGCTCCGATCGACGAGGGAAAACCTACCTTTCTGGGGACTTGGTACATGATGGGCACGACGCACGAGCCCGTGAGCTGCATGACTCGGTTCACCTCGCCCTCCATAACGCGCAGCGCACGCTTCGGCACCAGACAGGCGCCTTTCGTCTGTTCACCTGTTTCGACGAAACCGATTAAAGCCACTTTTGGGTGACGGAGTGCTAAAACGAGCCGAGTCCCGTTCCACTCACCCGAGTGCCGCAAGCCTTCGATCAAGTACGGCTCCTTGTCCGTCAACTCCATGTACAAAATGGTCGTGTCGCCCTTGCCGGCCAGGAACAGCATGTTCGTGTCGGGGTCGAAGAGCGGCATCAGGACTCCCGTCGAACAATCCAGCTCCAGCGTCTTCTGCGCTTGCGTTAGATTTCGTACGTCGCGAATCATTATTTGACGTAAACGAGCGGAGTCGAAACCTGAAAACAACCGGATGCCGTAATCTCGCCGGTCCCTTCACGGGAGAGGGTTTCGGTTGCAATAGTCAATAATAGTGCAACAGTGGAAAAGTGACTTCTtcgctaaaattattaatctcTTGCAAGAAAATCGAGCAGCttctattttttaacttcaatGAATTTAACAAGAAAGATGTTTCTTTGATTTGAAGACGTATTGGCATGATtctttaagtataaaatattgggAAGTATTCTGAAATTGCTTTCCTAATGACGCGAACTGCGGaaacgatttttttactattaaaacttttcgaagcttattctattaattaaataaattaaatatttgtttacaaaacCGGTAAAATTATAGCCCTACTTGAAGATGGTTGTTCGCAAACTTACATTTCTTGGCGGCACACTGTGAGTATTTCACTTGACAATTGACTTACTACTTACGATATATCGCGGTATCAAGCGACCGCAAGACCACAGTCAGTGGTTGTGAAATCGTAAGGCGTCAAGTGGACCTGAAGAGGAGTCTTAAAGAAGTAAGAGGAGTAGATTAGGTTAGGCTTTTGAATGATATTGGCATCAAGAGTTACCATCCGGCCCGGGGCCGTAAATGCAGGGTAGCCGTTCTGTGAGCAACGGGTAATAGACAGGTTGGATCAGGTTGCTCGAACTGTGCCTCACAGAATGACATTTTGTTTTCTGATGAAGCTAGAATAGTTGAGAGTCTGATTGACGCTTGCGATTGCTGCGAAGACCACGGCAACGCTATGCGGAAGTGGGTCTCCAATAAATAATTCCTGATGTTGGAGGCTCCGTTATGTTTTAGGCAGCAATTAATTCGATGGAGCGTACGGATTGTCGTAGAAAATGGAACTAAAATGCACACCAGTACATAACGGAAGTGCTAATTGCAGTTGCACAACCCGCATTGATGGCTCTAGGggaatattctttttttatttttataaagacttTTACGTAAGCAAAagagtttattatattaactgaCAGTATAATATTTCTACAGAATGTTTAAATCCTAGTtcattaggtatatttatttatttttttacgttgcAAGTCGGCTGAAagagtacaattaaaataaattaaaaaaatggagGGCAACTGACGGCCTTTTCGCTTTCGATAATCTTTTAAAGTGAgcgcaagaagtgcaaaactTCATAAGACATTTAGACAAAACTAATGGAATATACCTATTCGGACGGTTGATGGACGATGACATCTTTCTCGTATCAATTCATACTTCATTATCAGGCAATGACTCGTGCTTATTAGTGATTGCTCTTGCATATAGAATAATTAGAAGTTTAGGGACGTACCTCAAGTGGCGGCGGCCGGCTTTTgtacaacatttatttgaaaattcatGGAAATAAGAAAAGACACttgaatattatgaaatgGCGTCATAAAGATGGACATACCGGTGGTCAGTACTCGATCGCTGTCGCCCAGCCAAACGAGGCGGCTGTCCTTAATGTTCTGATGACTATTTGCGACGCTCAGAACTGGAGTCTCTACGCGAGGATCCAGAATTCGCACTTTCTTGTCTTTGCACGATGTGGCGACCAATTTGCCGTCTTTCTTCCACGAAGTAGATTGAATTACTTCTGTATGATCTCGGTTAactgtcaattaattaattattattaaattaagcaaAGAGACGGCACTTTGTATCCCTAATCACATTAAATCTCTAAAGCGGCGATACGAGATTGAAACCGACATTACTCATCGGAAGCAGATGCGGAAAAGTGCAGCAACcaaataagttatttcatattttttgtaacaatcGCCCATAAGAGCATAATTTTAACTCTTATTTTACCAGtggtttgtttttattttgtgaatttattattgattatgtaGATGAGCTTCCTCTCCATTATGCAATAAGGTGGTTGGCAGTTTTACTCAGAAACCCatcaaaactatttaatataaaattaacatttaccaAAAACTTCCTTCTGCTTGGTCAAATCCCACAGAGATAGTTCATGACCTGATGCAACATGAATAAGTCCATCAGCGACAGGGTGGAAACCTACATTCTCTACTCTGCGTTGCTTCTGAGATAATGAGCATTCAGGTGTTGAGATAGATTCTTTCAAGCCTTCTGGGGGTATGTGCCAGACTTTTacctacaaattaattttttgagaGAACTACAAAATGAAGACTTGAGAGCTGTACTAGTTTCAGATCAAACTCAAGACAATATAATTTCCTATAATTGACAATCATACAGGCAgttttgttacattaaaaccaaaaatataatgtattatttacacaGCCTTATGTAATTAAGCTTTGCACACTGTAAATGTAGCATTCCTAcagtgatttttaaatttgctttaGTAGTTTTTCAGTTTATAACAAGACTGCAAGCATGACAAGCACACAAAAAAAtccagtttttaattataacactcaagatttttttttatagccctagttaatattaatttccaaGAAACAAATCAGTATTTAACGAAACCATGAGTGAAAACTGTAAATTTAATcagaaaaatgtttatgaGTTATTTCTCAAAGCAGCTTTAAACAAGACATGAATACTAGAAAGGCAA encodes:
- the LOC110999844 gene encoding coronin-7 isoform X1, with translation MAWRFKASKYKNAAPIVPKPEACVRDVCVGSYQTYGNNICASASFMAFNWEHVGSSMAVLPLDDCGRKSKTMPLLHAHSDTITDMDFSPFHDGILLTGSQDSLVKVWHIPPEGLKESISTPECSLSQKQRRVENVGFHPVADGLIHVASGHELSLWDLTKQKEVFVNRDHTEVIQSTSWKKDGKLVATSCKDKKVRILDPRVETPVLSVANSHQNIKDSRLVWLGDSDRVLTTGFDSARLRQIMIRDVRNLTQAQKTLELDCSTGVLMPLFDPDTNMLFLAGKGDTTILYMELTDKEPYLIEGLRHSGEQTKGACLVPKRALRVMEGEVNRVMQLTGSCVVPIMYQVPRKSYREYHADLYPDTGGAATFLSAPMWLDGLDYPVPTISLHPEANNCTQVHRGDLEELVRKILAMPIQKKSDKKIVTQTHADAKPAEPPIATPDKEDEKIDFVNVKDMIKGMEKQKTEPKEHSKENGFLKKMGNGHEEKEDLKRDSLDKTDSESSETLSRSESSMNGIQAPKPLPRSSISEAGSAADDAEAPKPKPRTTAAPVSGYKPRLGPKPFSASTGIEEFSFDRVFSVPAVPGVNKSDSSTSPSSAPTSNSPATATTVSREGDGEESLCPAGDAEVALKEEYTNGKYDASVEEDVNGSDAGPGPKTPTTADRRRLFETTDGVKSIADRRRAYEVRSLSSAPDAEAPLSPAPLRRRDSLKSRKSPEREEKRSSVPNVATKRTSTVFGKVSKFRHLKGTPGHKSTHVENIKNVSRQISGECDGFCANAVRCAVPVSAGAGGGRVAVVELPTGATPFAVAPPSHPAGLHPPALLHPAALQDFAFDPFRPERLLVACDDGAIREWIVPDGGLTASTSEPERTFAAHADKIYAIRFHPTASDLLATAAHDHSVKIWDLAADPPTAAITLAGHADQIFALAWSLYGECLATVCRDGFVRIYEPRASSEPLRRGRSAAGGRGARLVWALRDTHLVVTGFDKVSERQILLYKAADLSAPVCTVGLDVSPAILLTHIDHDSGTLFLTGRGDSTIYCYEVTSEPPFLCALSHHRSASLHQGICFLQKNALAVEKVEFARALRLTNGNVEPLSFTVPRIKSELFQDDLFPPTLVTWRSWQTGRRWLERRPASPEVASLQPPGMEPLSARAVPAAAPKGRPKPDLVEAHVPPDAKDKQASIMKSMSARVTVNLKLEQDALEGVDDSEWEQ
- the LOC110999844 gene encoding coronin-7 isoform X2, with the translated sequence MAWRFKASKYKNAAPIVPKPEACVRDVCVGSYQTYGNNICASASFMAFNWEHVGSSMAVLPLDDCGRKSKTMPLLHAHSDTITDMDFSPFHDGILLTGSQDSLVKVWHIPPEGLKESISTPECSLSQKQRRVENVGFHPVADGLIHVASGHELSLWDLTKQKEVFVNRDHTEVIQSTSWKKDGKLVATSCKDKKVRILDPRVETPVLSVANSHQNIKDSRLVWLGDSDRVLTTGFDSARLRQIMIRDVRNLTQAQKTLELDCSTGVLMPLFDPDTNMLFLAGKGDTTILYMELTDKEPYLIEGLRHSGEQTKGACLVPKRALRVMEGEVNRVMQLTGSCVVPIMYQVPRKSYREYHADLYPDTGGAATFLSAPMWLDGLDYPVPTISLHPEANNCTQPRLGPKPFSASTGIEEFSFDRVFSVPAVPGVNKSDSSTSPSSAPTSNSPATATTVSREGDGEESLCPAGDAEVALKEEYTNGKYDASVEEDVNGSDAGPGPKTPTTADRRRLFETTDGVKSIADRRRAYEVRSLSSAPDAEAPLSPAPLRRRDSLKSRKSPEREEKRSSVPNVATKRTSTVFGKVSKFRHLKGTPGHKSTHVENIKNVSRQISGECDGFCANAVRCAVPVSAGAGGGRVAVVELPTGATPFAVAPPSHPAGLHPPALLHPAALQDFAFDPFRPERLLVACDDGAIREWIVPDGGLTASTSEPERTFAAHADKIYAIRFHPTASDLLATAAHDHSVKIWDLAADPPTAAITLAGHADQIFALAWSLYGECLATVCRDGFVRIYEPRASSEPLRRGRSAAGGRGARLVWALRDTHLVVTGFDKVSERQILLYKAADLSAPVCTVGLDVSPAILLTHIDHDSGTLFLTGRGDSTIYCYEVTSEPPFLCALSHHRSASLHQGICFLQKNALAVEKVEFARALRLTNGNVEPLSFTVPRIKSELFQDDLFPPTLVTWRSWQTGRRWLERRPASPEVASLQPPGMEPLSARAVPAAAPKGRPKPDLVEAHVPPDAKDKQASIMKSMSARVTVNLKLEQDALEGVDDSEWEQ